From Glycine soja cultivar W05 chromosome 4, ASM419377v2, whole genome shotgun sequence, the proteins below share one genomic window:
- the LOC114410119 gene encoding trihelix transcription factor GT-2-like, which translates to MLEISTSQETPLENADGGSAAVSDGSKAEHGEDDDRNPAANRWPREETMALLNIRSEMDVAFKDANLKAPLWEQVSRKLSELGYNRSAKKCKEKFENIYKYHRRTKEGRFGKSNGAKTYRFFEQLEALDGNHSLLPPTTTDNNNNNNVGDDVVLNAVPCSVSAAAHEHSSSTTSCSGKKKRKLTQFLEGLMREVIEKQETLQRKFVEVLDKCEKDRMAREEAWKKEELERIKKERELLAQERSIAAAKDEAVLAFLRKFAEAEDTVQLLEKIQVQNDKQKNMKQNGGNDNANGGGGVAVVTDMDKQECGNTNVRVSVGNFVHMSSSRWPKDEVEALIRLRTQIDVQAQWNSNNNNNNGSKGPLWEEISSAMKSLGYDRSAKRCKEKWENINKYFKRIKEKSKRKPQDSKTCPYYHHLEALYSKKPKKVDLGNELKPEELLMHIMVSQSQEQQQEMQTQTQSPSEDAERDQNQGDNEDQSEYQNQMVDNNSPSIAIMS; encoded by the exons ATGCTGGAAATCTCAACTTCACAGGAAACCCCGCTAGAGAACGCGGACGGCGGCTCCGCGGCGGTCTCGGACGGGTCGAAAGCCGAGCACGGCGAGGACGATGACCGGAATCCCGCCGCGAACCGGTGGCCGAGAGAGGAGACAATGGCTTTGCTCAATATAAGGTCCGAAATGGACGTTGCTTTCAAAGACGCAAACCTCAAAGCCCCTCTCTGGGAACAAGTCTCAAG GAAATTATCGGAGCTAGGTTATAATAGGAGTGCGAAGAAGTGCAAGGAGAAATTCGAGAACATTTACAAGTACCATAGGAGAACTAAAGAAGGTCGTTTTGGAAAATCAAACGGTGCAAAAACTTACCGATTTTTCGAGCAATTGGAAGCTTTAGACGGAAACCACTCACTTCTTCCTCCGACAACAaccgacaacaacaacaacaacaacgttgGTGATGATGTTGTCCTGAACGCGGTTCCGTGTTCGGTTAGTGCGGCGGCGCACGAGCATTCGAGTTCGACGACGTCGTGTTcggggaagaagaagaggaagctgACGCAGTTTCTGGAGGGGTTGATGAGGGAAGTGATAGAGAAGCAAGAGACGCTGCAGAGGAAGTTCGTGGAAGTGTTGGACAAGTGTGAAAAAGATCGAATGGCGAGGGAGGAAGCGTGGAAGAAGGAGGAACTCGAAAGGATCAAGAAAGAACGCGAGCTTCTGGCTCAGGAAAGATCAATTGCTGCTGCCAAAGACGAAGCTGTTCTTGCTTTTCTTAGAAAGTTTGCAGAAGCAGAAGACACGGTGCAGTTACTCGAGAAAATTCAGGTTCAAAACGACAAAcagaaaaacatgaaacaaaatggcgGTAATGACAATGCTAATGGAGGTGGTGGTGTCGCAGTTGTCACTGATATGGATAAACAAGAATGTGGAAATACTAATGTTCGTGTTAGTGTTGGGAATTTTGTGCACATGAGTAGTTCTCGTTGGCCGAAGGATGAAGTGGAGGCATTGATAAGGTTAAGGACTCAAATTGATGTGCAGGCACAATGGAAtagtaataacaataacaataatgggTCTAAAGGGCCTCTCTGGGAGGAGATATCTTCAGCTATGAAGAGCCTTGGTTATGATCGAAGTGCAAAGAGGTGTAAAGAGAAATGGGAGAACATAAACAAGTACTTCAAGAGGATAAAGGAGAAGAGCAAGAGGAAGCCTCAGGATTCCAAGACGTGTCCTTATTATCATCACCTTGAGGCTTTGTACAGTAAGAAGCCTAAGAAGGTGGATCTTGGGAACGAGTTGAAGCCTGAGGAGCTGTTGATGCATATCATGGTGAGTCAAAGTCAAGAACAGCAACAAGAGATGCAGACTCAGACTCAGTCACCATCTGAAGATGCTGAGAGAGATCAGAATCAGGGAGATAATGAAGATCAAAGTGAGTATCAGAATCAGATGGTTGATAATAATAGTCCTTCCATTGCAATTATGAGTTAA
- the LOC114410121 gene encoding uncharacterized protein LOC114410121 isoform X1 gives MQLARWRNLSSLKTHVIASVTHFSQFHSTPCSCQKWNNKFNSDVKKGQQPSKNHIKFITRQKRADAKKALNSLLYNNGASKFSFEEKYGYQGRFSNKDQPKSGQPKSGQHSGGKPQKKSKRKIRRESFSEDFDGHTEQIFQATFGNKWYTWSFNDWRSSSSEHSTSGFEWREHSNRTNKWKNESDTEHEDDDSCCEGSSSDRTVLGLPPTGPLKIEDVKNAFRLSALKWHPDKHQGPSQAMAEEKFKLCVNAYKTLCNALAPS, from the exons ATGCAATTAGCACGATGGCGAAACTTGTCATCTCTAAAGACTCACGTTATTGCCTCTGTTACGCATTTCTCCCAGTTTCATTCCACTCCTTGTTCCTGTCAGAAGTGGAACAACAAATTCAACtcc GATGTAAAAAAAGGTCAACAACCATCTAAG AatcacataaaatttattacacGTCAGAAGCGTGCTGACGCAAAGAAAGCTCTCAATAGTCTTCTTTACAATAATGGAGCCTCTAAATTTTCTTTTGAG GAAAAGTATGGATACCAAGGTAGATTTTCCAATAAAGATCAACCAAAGTCTGGTCAACCAAAATCTGGTCAACATTCTGGTGGAAAACCACAAAAGAAAAGTAAAC GAAAAATCAGAAGAGAAAGTTTCTCCGAGGACTTTGACGGCCATACTGAGCAAATATTCCAGGCAACATTTGGTAACAAATGGTATACATGGTCCTTCAACGATTGGAGAAGTTCTTCCTCTGAACATTCCACATCTGGGTTTGAATGGAGGGAACATTCAAATAGGACAAACAAGTGGAAAAATGAAAGTGATACTGAGCATGAAGATGATGACTCTTGTTGTGAAGGATCAAGTTCTGATAGAACTGTTCTGGGTCTGCCTCCAACAGGTCCATTAAAGATTGAAGATGTTAAAAATGC TTTCCGGTTATCAGCTTTAAAATGGCATCCTGATAAGCATCAGGGCCCTTCCCAG GCAATGGCTGAAGAAAAATTCAAACTGTGTGTAAATGCATACAAAACATTATGCAATGCTCTCGCCCCATCTTAG
- the LOC114410121 gene encoding uncharacterized protein LOC114410121 isoform X2: protein MQLARWRNLSSLKTHVIASVTHFSQFHSTPCSCQKWNNKFNSDVKKGQQPSKNHIKFITRQKRADAKKALNSLLYNNGASKFSFEEKYGYQGRFSNKDQPKSGQPKSGQHSGGKPQKKSKRKIRRESFSEDFDGHTEQIFQATFGNKWYTWSFNDWRSSSSEHSTSGFEWREHSNRTNKWKNESDTEHEDDDSCCEGSSSDRTVLGLPPTGPLKIEDVKNAFRLSALKWHPDKHQGPSQAALMVNGFLCLQRDN, encoded by the exons ATGCAATTAGCACGATGGCGAAACTTGTCATCTCTAAAGACTCACGTTATTGCCTCTGTTACGCATTTCTCCCAGTTTCATTCCACTCCTTGTTCCTGTCAGAAGTGGAACAACAAATTCAACtcc GATGTAAAAAAAGGTCAACAACCATCTAAG AatcacataaaatttattacacGTCAGAAGCGTGCTGACGCAAAGAAAGCTCTCAATAGTCTTCTTTACAATAATGGAGCCTCTAAATTTTCTTTTGAG GAAAAGTATGGATACCAAGGTAGATTTTCCAATAAAGATCAACCAAAGTCTGGTCAACCAAAATCTGGTCAACATTCTGGTGGAAAACCACAAAAGAAAAGTAAAC GAAAAATCAGAAGAGAAAGTTTCTCCGAGGACTTTGACGGCCATACTGAGCAAATATTCCAGGCAACATTTGGTAACAAATGGTATACATGGTCCTTCAACGATTGGAGAAGTTCTTCCTCTGAACATTCCACATCTGGGTTTGAATGGAGGGAACATTCAAATAGGACAAACAAGTGGAAAAATGAAAGTGATACTGAGCATGAAGATGATGACTCTTGTTGTGAAGGATCAAGTTCTGATAGAACTGTTCTGGGTCTGCCTCCAACAGGTCCATTAAAGATTGAAGATGTTAAAAATGC TTTCCGGTTATCAGCTTTAAAATGGCATCCTGATAAGCATCAGGGCCCTTCCCAG GCAGCTCTGATGGTCAATGGTTTTCTATGTTTGCAAAGGGACAactga
- the LOC114410124 gene encoding uncharacterized protein LOC114410124, whose product MRALLPNHLLHLSRSQARTLLVRFQACELSSSSSSPPHNSRDVRVSVWWDFKSCAVPDDMDASKVAPAIAQAVRANGIKGPIHINAFGDVSSLSKRQLQALASTGIQFTHFPHGAINCFNILVDIMFWVSQNPPPAHLFLISSDRDFDCLLHRLRMNNYNILLAGSRNAPGFLSTAATIMWQWYKLLKGENLMGKHVNHPPDGPYGSWYGNFRVPLENPSPATEHSTSLEDVEIYEPSLDLKLGEVPKSVVQKVKHILTSHSKGISITDLHADLAKCDVHLDQNLYGFQSVSCFLLSIPHVQLQPLGDGNFCVCLVPSGSPEPFDSSVVPSASSVVKNEERGYENETPSISTVHARSMNDDSTSFQPVPPQVKTIGEYVNSKSSFPSLVERHEFQPQNELQKSSLASEKIVDVANAQLPEIQQPSKEIKFSKTKTSSFKSRSKKSSDNDNVKFEDASHTIVEKHTTSGNHHARNDHKTMENNGVANYELGNCKAKNNYESPTRKKADEVCCSPYSPPVDDLLVDKRLSGIAETYNKRPTFFSWTRSWWSFWKSNAKSDDLEAHQNKVASQLEDPKVSEVDQTVSHFEEPKLSELDQNVICSGKVELISSGSFWKDLESFIFSPEGSLLVSQSKNREEMAHKLQNDGPLVLRSLSQKDIIQLVELLIAERKLLVEIPSHGSKSNGLRSVFMSRASQSKLPNSSEHDMEKQNQSIPHTRVSTTSTEMKYNERSRNDILEDLQQLVNEILRDHPKGYNICSFRRIFLLRYGYYLDIEKLGHQKLSSLLQVMPGVKSESNYIFPSVPAVSASDGETSILKTQITNATHAVLNSDNEISDSALKDDKMESLLEELGSVSVMNSNQSDLDLKLGTVPQSIIRQIRCILRSHPKGISITGLREELKKSNVCFYQSFYGYKTFSRFLSSIPHVQLQPLGHGKFCVHLVSLESPETFESNDVQSITSAAKIDESNAKSDDLAAHQNNVVSHLEDSMLSEVDQIVGDLEETKLSELDQNVICSGKPELFTSSSFWDDMESFIFTLKGSLIVSQSKNREDMAHKLQKDGPLVLRSLTQKDILQLVELLISEKKWLEESLSQTFPFRLIQPVQKNSLMGRSHGANGLSSLFLSRATQSNLQTSFEHDVEKHNQSIPRTRVSATATETKYTERSRNDVLEDCQKLVSEILREHPEGYKISSYPRLFVDRYGYHLDFQKLGYQKLAPLLQIMPEVKVESTYIFPSVPAVSASDGESFILQTQVNNASHAHHAVLNPDSELSDSALEDDNMESPWQKLGYNQSNMESKLSQKAEELDTPKLPDYEPIVSDYDSSESEGDSQPEKQGKLKCNKHDISLWQALDLWHNKKEGENSVKKPDNVGHLNKTLVADILNSSAKSTRGT is encoded by the exons ATGAGGGCCCTTCTCCCGAATCACCTCTTGCATTTGTCACGTTCTCAAGCTCGCACGCTTCTGGTTCGGTTTCAAGCGTGCGAGctgtcatcatcatcttcttctcctcctcATAACTCCCGAGACGTGAGGGTTTCGGTGTGGTGGGATTTCAAGAGCTGCGCGGTGCCTGATGACATGGATGCTTCCAAGGTTGCGCCGGCAATCGCGCAGGCGGTGAGGGCCAACGGGATCAAAGGTCCAATTCACATCAACGCTTTCGGGGATGTTAGCTCCCTCTCCAAGCGCCAACTCCAGGCACTCGCTTCAACCGGCATTCAATTCACCCACTTTCCTCATG GTGCAATAAATTGTTTCAACATTCTGGTTGATATCATGTTTTGGGTATCACAAAATCCTCCACCTGCACATCTCTTCCTGATATCTAGTGATAGAGATTTTGACTGCTTACTACACCGGTTAAGAATGaataattacaatattttgCTTGCTGGCTCAAGGAATGCTCCTGGTTTTCTCTCCACCGCAGCAACTATAATGTGGCAATGGTATAAATTGCTTAAGGGAGAAAATCTAATGGGAAAACATGTCAACCATCCTCCTGATGGTCCATATGGTTCTTGGTATGGAAACTTTAGGGTGCCACTTGAAAACCCTTCCCCAGCTACCGAGCACTCTACATCTTTAGAAGATGTGGAGATCTATGAACCTTCCTTAGACTTAAAGTTGGGTGAAGTTCCAAAGTCAGTTGTACAGAAAGTTAAGCACATATTGACTTCACATTCAAAAGGGATCTCCATTACAGATCTTCATGCAGACTTGGCAAAATGTGATGTGCATTTGGATCAAAATTTATATGGATTTCAAAGCGTTTCATGCTTCCTATTATCAATCCCACACGTACAGCTCCAGCCTTTAGGGGATGGAAATTTTTGTGTATGTTTGGTCCCCTCAGGGTCCCCTGAACCTTTTGACAGCAGTGTTGTCCCATCAGCTTCATCTGTTGTTAAGAACGAGGAGAGGGGTTATGAAAATGAGACTCCCTCAATTTCCACAGTCCATGCAAGGAGTATGAATGATGATTCAACATCATTCCAACCAGTCCCTCCCCAAGTCAAAACCATTGGTGAATATGTGAATAGTAAATCATCCTTTCCTTCGTTGGTTGAAAGACATGAATTTCAGCCCCAAAATGAGTTGCAGAAATCTTCTCTGGCTAGTGAGAAGATTGTGGATGTGGCTAATGCACAACTACCTGAGATTCAACAGCCATCCAAGGAAATCAAGTTTTCCAAAACTAAGACAAGTTCCTTTAAATCTAGATCTAAAAAGTCATCTGACAATGACAATGTTAAGTTTGAGGATGCAAGTCATACAATTGTAGAAAAACATACCACTTCAGGGAATCACCATGCTAGAAATGATCACAAAACAATGGAAAACAATGGTGTTGCAAACTATGAATTGGGAAATTGTAAAGCAAAGAACAACTATGAGAGTCCAACTAGAAAGAAGGCTGATGAAGTTTGTTGCAGCCCATATTCTCCACCAGTTGATGACCTTCTGGTTGACAAAAGACTCAGTGGAATTGCTGAAACTTATAACAAAAGGCCAACATTCTTTAGCTGGACTAGAAGTTGGTGGTCATTCTGGAAAAGCAATGCAAAGTCTGATGATTTGGAAGCTCATCAGAACAAGGTGGCTAGTCAGTTGGAGGATCCTAAGGTATCTGAAGTGGACCAGACTGTCAGTCATTTTGAAGAACCCAAGTTATCAGAACTGGACCAGAATGTTATTTGTTCTGGAAAGGTTGAGTTGATTTCTAGTGGTTCCTTTTGGAAGGACTTggaatcttttattttctcgcCCGAAGGATCACTTCTTGTTTCCCAGTCAAAAAACAG GGAGGAAATGGCAcataaattacaaaatgatgGACCCCTGGTTCTTAGATCTCTCTCTCAAAAAGATATCATTCAATTGGTGGAATTGTTAATAGCAGAGAGAAAGTTGTTGGTGGAGATCCCTTCCCATGGTTCAAAATCAAATGGCTTGAGATCTGTCTTTATGAGCAGAGCATCACAGTCAAAGTTGCCGAATTCATCTGAACATGATATGGAAAAACAAAATCAGAGTATTCCTCATACTAGAGTTTCCACAACTTCCACTGAAATGAAATATAATGAGAGGTCTAGAAATGATATATTAGAAGACTTGCAGCAACTTGTGAATGAGATATTGAGGGACCACCCAAAGGGATATAATATATGTTCTTTCCGAAGAATATTTCTTCTTAGGTATGGTTATTATCTTGATATAGAGAAGCTTGGTCATCAAAAGTTGTCATCCTTACTACAGGTAATGCCTGGAGTTAAATCAGAGTCCAATTATATTTTTCCATCTGTTCCTGCTGTTAGTGCTTCTGATGGGGAAACTTCTATCCTCAAAACTCAAATAACCAATGCTACTCATGCAGTCTTGAACTCAGATAATGAAATATCTGATTCAGCACTAAAAGATGATAAAATGGAATCTCTGTTGGAGGAATTAGGTTCTGTTTCTGTCATGAATTCCAATCAGAGTGATCTCGATTTAAAACTAGGTACAGTTCCACAATCAATTATAAGACAGATTAGGTGTATATTGAGATCACATCCAAAAGGAATCTCGATTACAGGTCTTCGTGAAGAGTTGAAAAAATCCAATGTGTGTTTCTATCAAAGCTTTTATGGATATAAAACATTTTCTCGCTTTCTATCATCAATACCACATGTACAGCTCCAGCCTTTAGGTCATGGTAAATTTTGTGTACATTTGGTTTCCTTAGAATCCCCTGAAACTTTTGAGAGCAATGATGTACAATCAATAACATCTGCTGCTAAGATTGATGAGAGCAATGCAAAGTCTGATGATTTGGCTGCTCATCAGAACAATGTGGTTAGTCACTTGGAGGATTCTATGTTATCTGAAGTGGACCAGATTGTTGGTGATTTAGAAGAAACCAAGTTATCAGAACTGGACCAGAATGTTATTTGTTCTGGAAAACCTGAGTTGTTTACTAGCAGTTCATTTTGGGATGACATggaatcttttattttcacgctCAAAGGATCACTTATTGTTTCCCAGTCAAAAAACAG GGAGGATATGGcacataaattacaaaaggatGGACCTCTTGTTCTTAGATCTCTCACTCAAAAAGATATCCTTCAATTGGTGGAATTGTTAATATCAGAGAAAAAGTGGTTGGAGGAAAGCCTCTCCCAAACATTTCCTTTTAGGCTAATTCAACCTGTTCAGAAGAACTCATTGATGGGCCGATCTCATGGTGCAAATGGCTTGAGCTCTCTCTTTCTGAGCAGAGCAACACAGTCCAACTTACAAACATCATTTGAACATGATGTGGAGAAACACAATCAAAGTATTCCTCGTACTAGAGTTTCTGCAACTGCCACTGAGACGAAATATACAGAGAGGTCTAGAAATGATGTATTAGAGGATTGTCAGAAACTTGTAAGTGAGATATTGAGGGAGCACCCAGAGGGGTATAAGATCAGTTCTTATCCAAGATTGTTTGTTGATAGGTATGGCTATCATCTTGATTTtcagaaacttggttaccaaaAGTTGGCACCCTTGCTACAGATAATGCCAGAAGTTAAAGTAGAGTCCACTTATATTTTTCCTTCTGTTCCTGCTGTTAGTGCTTCTGATGGAGAATCTTTTATCCTCCAAACTCAAGTAAACAATGCCAGCCATGCTCATCATGCAGTCTTGAACCCAGATAGTGAATTATCTGATTCAGCCCTGGAAGATGATAACATGGAATCTCCATGGCAGAAATTAGGTTACAACCAGAGTAATATGGAGTCAAAATTAAGTCAGAAAGCTGAAGAACTTGATACACCAAAGCTTCCTGATTATGAACCCATAGTCTCAGATTATGACTCTTCTGAATCTGAAGGAGATTCTCAACCTGAAAAGCAAGGAAAACTAAAATGTAATAAGCATGACATTTCTCTTTGGCAAGCTCTGGATTTGTGGCACAACAAGAAGGAAGGAGAGAATAGTGTCAAAAAGCCAGACAATGTTGGCCACTTGAACAAGACTTTGGTGGctgatattttaaattcatctGCCAAGTCTACCCGGGGTACCTAG